In Vidua chalybeata isolate OUT-0048 chromosome 4, bVidCha1 merged haplotype, whole genome shotgun sequence, the genomic window ACACTTCCAAATTCAGCTGAACAACCTTGTGCTGAAGAAGTCACAGGACAGAGACAAGACAAAAAGGTAAATAATTTGAGTCAAGATTTACAAGATCACTGCAACACAAATAGTTACTTCCTACCTGAGTTGACTGTAAGTAGAATGAGTGACAGTCAGTTTGTCCCATCCTCAGGTGGCATTTTACCTTCAGCAAGTGCAACTACCTTTGAAAACAATCCCTTTGGATACAGGGAGCATTCAGGGACCGACAGTCTTAGGGAGAATTGCTCTGTGAAGATGCAGAGTGAGCTTCACCCAAGGCAAAATTCTGAGGGAGTGTCTAGTGACCCGGAGCTCTCTGGGGATGTGGCGTTGACTGAGGCTGGAATTGTGAAGGAGGAGTTCCGTTTGCAGGGCACAGGATGTAGTCCTGATGGGGAACTGATGGAGGTTAACTTTAACCTAATGGAGGCTTTTGATTTTAATGACATAGACAATGAAgatgtgtgtgagagagaagggaaggaattcTCTGAGGGAGACACGCCTTCATGTAGCTTCCAGGGAGAAGATGTAGCACAAGGTGCTGCCTTGAGCCCTCGTTTGAAGCCTCATTCTTGCTGTGAAGTAGAGACACACAGCAAAAATGAAGTCAAATGTTCCAAATCTGATGGAGAGGGGGGTACACCACCCCAGCTTTGTGACAATGatgccaggagagctgcagaagaCGCTGCAAACCAGGCCAGAACCGAAGTGGAACTTGTAGGTGATGGACACAACGTAAAGGAGATCAGTGAGAGTCAATCAAGTTTTGAAGGCACAAACAAAGAGGAGGATCTGGATGGCTGTGCAGCACTCACCAGTAATGGCACATGCTGGGTAAAAAACCAGCACTCTGATCTCTTGCCTGGTGACACCAGTGTTCAGGAATGTCACCCTGAAACCAGGCTGTTTGAGGCCACTGGAAGTCTTCCAGGTATTTCTCCCAGCAGAATAATTTCTGCCTTGGACAAAAAGACCAAGGAAGGAGTTACACAGCTTGGATGCATGGAATCCCCAGATATTGGCTCAGAGCACTTCTGGGCTTCTAAGAGTGATGACATGAAACCCATGAAAGGCAGCCCTCTGCTGGCTTTGTCACAGAAATCAGATCCTTTAGGAAGAGGTTATTCATCTCCAGAGGAAACAGCAGTAGGAGGAACTGTGTTGGAAAATGCAGAGAGCATCACTGCTTCTCCTGAAGCCTGCCAAGGAGAAACAATGGGGGTGGATTGCCTGAAATGCACAGCAGTGGCTGAGAATTCCTCAGGACTCCCTGCTTTGGTGAATGATATTGCTCTTCTGAGAGCTTTGACTCAGCATAGCACAGCATTAGAGAGCTTGCAGAGGTTGGAGGAAAATACCAGCATGTTCTGTGAAACAAACACTAAGGAGACCACTGAACCCCTTGAGAAGGATGAAGGTTAGGTCAGCTTCTATTTCAAACTGGATTCTGTGTGTCTGTACCTGTTTGACTTCTCTCATTTCTCCTCAcatttagaaatacttttagAGTGTTGTGTTGTGTAGGCTCCCTCATGAAATTTGTACTGTTCAAAGCAACATTGTGAGCTCCAAGTCTGTTTGCTCTCATTCAGTTAAATGCTAACTGTGCCATTTGTTGCATGGGTAAGGTTTGCAAGACCTGTAAATATTCAGATGttataatgtaaaaaaaacccagactaCTGACTGTAACTCACTGTGCTTTTCCATCTCTTGTAGCTATAAAAGAGTTTACAGAAATGCCTTACTCAGAAAGTTTTCAGGCATCTTCCTGTTCATACTTTGATTCTCCTGGCCTTATGGTAACCAATTTTTGACTACATATATTTATCTGTACAAGATAAATTCATTTTCCACCTGGCTTCTGGAATAAAATTCTTGGTTTATGGAACCATAGAGGTTGAGCTACAAATTGCTTAGAGGCATTGTTTATGAAGCTGGTAATAAACAGAGGATGTCATATTGACAATATTCAGGAGGCCTCATGTATGACAAGAAACTTAATGAAAAGTGTAGTATTTAGTAATGTTTAATATCCCATTAATATGACTGGTACTTCTCCTTCCCTACCCTATCTTTTACcacctttttgggttttttttcagtatcttttaaaatacatggcTTTCCTTGGAATTTTAGCATTTGGGTTGAAATACATTGGGAAAACTGTTTGTGTTTGATAATTCACATTGATTTTTATCCAATGCTATTaacagccttttttctttttcaatccATCTAAAGCttaaagaaagatttttgaaaTCCTTCCCTGTTTCCTGTTCCGTTTAAAAAGCAAACGTTGTTTCTTATCCTGTCATGGATGGTCCTGGCTCCCAAATAAAAAAGCTGTAACTGAAAAGGCTTCCTTTGTATAAATACAAGACAATTCTTAGCCtaaattttcactttaaatgGTTATTAAATTGTTAGACTAACTAGGTTTTGATACTTTCCTGTGCAGCCCAACTGCGTGGACAATTTATTCCAGGAGACAGAGGCATATATTGTACCAATAGCAGCAGCCCAGAGGGACCCTGGGACATCTGACTGGCAACCAAAGGTACCATTTCTGTGGAACTCAAGTATAATTAACAGTGTTTCCTAAATTTCAGTTAAATTGTTTGCTAATTGTAATGTATTGCACTAAGTCCTAATAAAATTTTAACCAGTTCTCGTAATTTTTAGTACAGTTCACTGCAGGAAGTTTTCCAGGAGAGTTTTAAACTcaaattacaaggaaaaaaaaacccactttttttttttgtttgtttgtttttcttctgcagagtCAACAGGTTGTTTTTGTTGTATGTGTAAAAAGTACCTGTACTGACTGTAGATAGTTGCAGAGCAGTTTTTACTTGCTGTTAGTGATAATTCCAATGCATTGTGCAGCCTGTTGCCTTCCAAGGTCACCAAGTAAAAGGATCAGCAGCTAGTGAGGTCATGTTGAGAGCTCCATGCTCCCAGCTAggatggcagcagcacccagagaaCATGGATTTTGCAGCTGAGACTTTTTTCTCACCCCTCTTTTCGAGGAATTATGGCCTTTATGACTTCATACAGGTAAAACATTTTTGTGTTGAGTTATCCATACTAACCTTAGTGCAAGAAAGTGTCCTGTCAATTTAAGACAGAAAATAGATCATTTTTAAACTGCTGCAGTCATATCAAAAccaattatttttacttaccTTTGTCATAGAACTTCATAATGTGTGACTTGGTTTCTTCTGCTCCTTTGATCAGTTGCACtttggaaaaaagaagataCAACAGTTTAATTTCTGACAAGATTTTgcttatgctttttttttttttaataaagtctCCAAGTTCCAGGAGCCTTCATAAGGATGATGTTGATTTCATCAGAGAAGGGAATTTTCACATGAAGCCTGATGTTATTGAAGAGCCAGGAATAAATGAGTCCTGTAAGTGAGAGTAAAAGGAGAAGGGGCAGTGATAGGCCTGAAAATTTCTGCATGACTTGAGCGCTTCACGTGTTTTTCCTAGCACTGGCATTGGCTGTGCCACCGTGGACCATGCCACACCCACCCTCTGACCTGAGACAAGCACAGTGGGCTGCCTGGGAACCTGGCAAGGTGGGGATTGACTGGCTCTTGCAGatatttttggctttgtttcCTGTGTGTTCGTGgcagtttcttctttttgaagCTTGTTTTATCTCAACTCTGAGAGACATTTTTCAATTGTTTAGAATGATGACAGAGAGAACACTGGTGACAGAGCTGTAAGCAGGGATTTTTCCAGACATTCACCTGCCATGTTAATTCTTCACCTGCAGATTTCATCAGAGCTGACTTCCCCACTTGATCCAGACTCCGCAATTTCTCCACCTTGGGGAAGTGAAGAGACTGTTGGAGACATCCAGGAGCCCCTGACACATGGGATCTTATCAAGTGAACCAGAACTCCCAGATTTCTTGTTCAGTAAGAATTTACAGATTTATACTGGCACCTCACAGTGGTTTTAGCTGAAAAATCTCTGAGGATGCTCAAAGCACAGTGAATTGGGCTATCATAGACAGTTACTCTGCCAGTTATATTCTCCTGAAACAGACTTGAGTGGAGGGATTTagttttataaagaaaaatcagcttctAGTTTGGGGGCAAAAAGGATGTAAGCTAAGCTTCTAAGTGATACCTATGTTTTTATTTACCTGCTTTGAGTTTTCTTCCATATTCAGCTGTCCTCTGACCCTCTCCCATTTGACATCTCTCTATAACTGTCACCAATGATAATTAATTTAGCCAAAAGGATGCTTTTGGGTAGTAACAGCTTATTTATCtgcaatttttaatattaattcatAGGTTTGTAGGttatcttttggaaaaaaaaccagcaagtGTTAAACTGGGTGTTTTCTAGTTGGCAGCTGTCAGTGACATCAGATTAATGACCTCCAAAATATAACCATGTTTAAATAATGGTCTTTTATACAAGCAGAGTGGCTTCATAATGTGTTCTGAATATGGagatttcaaacaaaatttagacattttaatttcaaagaacTTAAAAAAGAATCACACGAAATCTATGATTTAGTATAATACTGCACAGAAGCCATCCAGAGAGCTTCCCGGTTAGAAGACAGGGTGTAAAAGGAAGAATTCAGAATTCCTTCCTTTTGGCACATCTGAAGTGCCATCCCTAGGTGCTCCAGGTTGCCTGTAAGCTGTGTTTGCCCCACAGCCCGGGAGAAATCCAGCTGTCCACGGGAATGCAGCCTCCCAGCGTTCATGCCCACGAGGAAAACTCGGACTCCCTTTGTCGCTCGGACTCCCTTTGTCACTCTTCCTGCCACCCACGAGATTCCTGACACGTTTTACCCCCCTGAGAGCGAGGAGCTCCAGCAGTCTTTGGGCTCTTTGGGAGGCAATTTGTGCAGCGAGTCAGCGGCATTTCCCAGGAGCGCTCCCGGCCCCCAGGACAGGAATTATGAAACCTCTGTGTTTGGGGAGCACACGGAAGATGGACAAAGGGGATCTGTGCCACCAGCGCTCCCTAATGTGACTGCCCAAGCCAGACAAAGCAAGTGGCTGAAGTATCAAAGCAGCGCTCGGAGTGATCTGATCCCTGAAAACAGCGctggaggggaagaggaggatgacATCTGTGCCCGGAGCGTCCTCGGAATGCCGCCGGGTGACacaggagagggcagagccGTGAATGCAAGTGCTCCCTGCTCTGCGccgctgctgccagccaggagctCGCCTGGGGAACGCTCCGGGGCTGcggagagcagccaggcagatcCGGTTTCATTGGGGACGGTGCTTTACCCGCACTTAAGGCAGACACCTCTGGCACAAAAGGTGTTGAGTCACCTGAGCTGCCGTGCCGGAACAGGAGAGGGCCAGGTGTGTAACTGCTCGGGCAAACAGGGCTATCACTGGCACTAACTCATTGCTCTGGCCAAAGGGGCTGCATTTATCTGATTTCCTGCAGATGTTATCACTATGATTGGATGAAATGCTTCTACCTACTAGTGACACcaaaaaatgtatgtttttaagTGCCGTGACTAATCCTATGTAAAGGTAATTCCTTGGCAAACACTGTGCTAGATTTTTAATCTGAATGTTgaaggcaggaaaatgaaagaaaagctgctgggCTGTTTTGACATCTGGACTTGGTAAGAAATTGTGTGcaccaagggttttttttaactgtggTATCAGCATCATTTTAATCAACACCCGTTTTTGCTTCAAGGCGTAGTGTCTGACTTCAAAATACTACAAATTCCTTCAGTTCTAGTTGTGTAAAAGCCAAGTTACAGCCCTGAATAAGCACCTGAAAATTTAGCACAGGTGTTTGTGATCGTTAGGCAGATGGAGTAAAGTGGGGGAAAGCACCAAACCAACCACAAGGTAAAGTGTTGGTTAAAGGTTTTTAAAGCTGTCAAATGGTTTTGAGAGTTGAAAGAAATGTTaactctttctctttttttttttaaagtttttcgGTTCTTTAAAACTGTCCAGTACAGTATTTGTGTGAAATAGAGGTGAGGAAATAActaatatatttcatatatacaCTAGTAAACACATTGTGTGCAtttttatacaaatatatatattatatatatatatatatatatatatatatatatatatatatatatatatgtaaaatcCATTTATACCAGACTTAAAGAGCTTATCAAGACAATTCTAATTAATTCATTTCTGTGCAAAAATGGTGTTTAAAATGGGGCttggctgctccttccccatgCCTAGTGCTGAAAAATATGGTTTTGAACTACATAAAACTTACTCTAAAGCCTTTGAAAGTATTATCTGTGTTATTGTAAATGCAGGCtgtttggcaaggagcaaaTTTTAACCTCATGGTGCATCCTAACTGACGGCCCAAGCTCTagggaaatgtatttttcacaaATCTGCAAAATTAGTCTCATTCCAAGTCCTACAGTTCTTAATGGTTTCTTTTCCTGGGTCTTTTTAGGACATAACAATTTCTGAGTTGTCATTTCCTCCTGTGGATAAAGTGAAACATGCCAATCTTCCTAAAAGGAAGGTTTCCATCCCAGCTGTGTTTCAGTCTCACACTCACTACAAGCAGGTTTTTAAAGCTGCTCTGACAGGTAAGTCTCTGCTCTGTgaaatgctgtcattttaaaCTTTGCCTATTAAAACAACAGggtgcatttcattttttaatgtatttactGAAATATATTCAGTCTATACCCAAAATtgcaaaaacaaaccaaaaagacAATACACTTCTGTTCAACTATGTAACCTCAGGGCTGTTTCCAGTCTTAAGATACcgaagccttttttttttttcgcctggaataaatggatttttcaggTCACATGGTTTCTTTTAGGActcagattaaatatttttatttgggatGGAAATCTTCCAATGGAAATAGATTTGTTTGAATGTTGTGTAGCTGTGTAAGCATTTCAAGGGTGTGCTAATGATTCtgttcttctcctttccccaccaAGAGCAATTGAACATAATGATGTTTGAGTTGGCACAGAGACTGCACAATGCCCTCTCCAAAGTGGATATATCATTTTACACTGCAGTGAAAGATGGGCAAAGCCAGAGCCAAGGAAGCTGTGCTCCACTCTGCAACCACATGCACCCTGCTAAGCTGGTGATGGTCAAAAAAGAAGGTCAAAACAAGGTGCTCTTTATTCCTTGTGGTTTTACACTTTTGGGGTGAAAGCATccattgctttctctttttttcttgcttgctttaGTGCTCATGGacttcttttcccctcctttcccttgcAGGGCCGTTTGTTCTATGCCTGTGATGCCCCAAAAGCTGAGCAGTGCTCCTTTTTCAAGTGGGTTGAAGATGTGCACCCCACACAGACAAAATCCAGACCCAGCACAGTGCTCCATGACACAAAAAGTATTGGGACATACCTCAGGAGTCAAAAGATTGCTGTCTATGAGGAATGCCAGCTTTTGGTGAGGTATCCTGAAATGCTGTGTGAATTCAAGGTTTATAGATACTCCAGTTGCTCAGGCTTTCAGCAGGATTTAACACGTTTTCTCTATATTTAAAGagtaaatgtttctttctgcaaagaaatgcaAGAGCTAAATtagtgaaggaaaaatatttatagcaaTGGTATTCTTTTTAGCAAGAATCAAAACTGCTGACCAGCAACTTGATCAGTTGCTTAATGTCAGAACTGTTGCATTTGAATTATTGTTCATTTAATCCTCAGCAGGAGAATTTGATTTATTCTCTTCAAGATTCTAATGCCAGAAGTCATCTCAAAGGCTATTCTGTGCTGTTTAACTGTAGAGGAAACAATTTAATTGTGGCTGAATATGAGGGAATTTTGCAGTCAAGATAAATGTATTTAGAATTTGTTAATGTAAGATGATGTACACCCACTTGGTCCAATCTGTGGAGGTTTGTTATTTTTGGTGCTGAATCCAAAATGTGCCGATGGTttacatacttttttttaattacaatttcCCAGGAAAGCCTTTGAAATTCCAACACAGCGGTACAGTAAGTTCAAGAAATTTATGAATACACCTGCCAGCTTTGATGGTGACTCCAAACCCAAACTGTACCTGAAACTAAGCAGAAAGGAGCATTCTTCTCTCTACAGCAAAGGTGAGCACATCTTACACATCCAATTTACAAGGGGGCAGTGGGAGAAGCTTATGAGGactctgtgggttttttttggcagatGACATCTGGGTTGTTTCCAAGACTCTGAACTTTGATCCCATCGATACTTTCATTGCAAGCAGTGCTTTCTTTGGACCATCCTCCAACAATGAAATAGAATTGCTACCACTGAAAGGCTACAGTCCCTCCAACTGGAGATCCAACAGTGAGTTCCACAGCAGCATTCAGAACTGTGGGAAACAACTAAGGAAAAATCCAGCCAGCAGTGAAGGATGAGTTTAGAATTTCTCAAATCTCGCACACTGTTTAAttcacagtgatttttttcccttgtatgTTGGAATATATAATTTGAATACAGTAATTAACGCAATTAAACCTGCGAAGTCACTGGCATATTCCAAAAGGGTGGGGAAGAAATGAGAATAATATGGAGAAAGTAATAAATTATGTAATATGATATACAATGCAAGGTGACTGTCAGTGTGCAAGTAAAAGGAATATGTTTTTACTgtccttgaaaaacaaaatgcagaaaccTCAaagtctgtgattctgcaaaAGTTTCTCAGTTCTGCTGTTGAATTAAGTTGAAgctttgtggttgttttgttttgtaaatgaaGAAGATAAAATCAGTTAATTACTCTTCTGgcattttataattaatttctgtagcTGATTTGCAATTTCTGCTCTattcatttctttctccttttgtttttctgtggcCCTTCCAGTGCGTGTTCATGCCTTGCTGGTTTGTAATGCCAGTGGTGAGCTGGCATCCTTAAGGAACATGGAGGAGCACTTCAATCCATCCACATTACCACTGATCCCCTATCTCCTGAAAATGTGAGTTACTGTCCTGTGGTACTGTGAGCAGTCCAGTGCAGGAATATCAGAACCAGGAGGTACAAACTGTATCATAGCACAACTTTTggctatttttttgttttcttaggaATTTTAGTTCTGAAAATACTCCAAAAAGAGTCAACAAAAGGAAATTTACTCCGCCTGCCATGAGCCTGAAATGCTCAATGATGTCTGGCCCTGTGAGCTCTGAAGTGGCAATGGCAGTGGCTGAAGACATGCTCCAAAGGTTCTCCCTGAACCCAGACCAAGCAGCATCGCTGATTCACGTAGCTCAGATGATGGCCTGTGATAACCCCAAACCAGGGGAGGAACAGCAGAGCTTCCCCATCACAATCATACGTGGTACACAGCCAAGAATTGTGGCATTTGCTGCTATTCTGTCTTTGCACAAATGTTGATTAATGGGAAATGCCATTAATATGAAATGGCAAAATCAGCCCCTCTGATAATGTCCGTGACATTAATACATCCATTCTGTCAGCACAAAGATTTGCccctttaaattaaattaaaatttaaatttaaattaaattaagttttGGTTCTGCCTTTTGCAGGGTTTCACTGAAGCATAGGAGGTTTTGCCTAGAAATACCTATACACAAAACTGGAGATATTTAGTatcttcagcttttttcttttcctattaaaaCCACTTTTTATCATGCATTAGCTTTGTTTTTTGTAAGTGTAAGCAAGCCATGCAATTTTTGTTTAGAGGAGTCACAGCATAACTGAAGTTAAAGCAATTGATTCAAACTTTCTAGGAAAAATGTCACTTACAACTTgggctttttcttccaaaataccAGGTGTTTTTGGAGCTGGCAAGAGCTACTTGCTGTCTGTGGTGATCTTGTTCCTCGTGCAGCTCTTTGAAAGCAGTGAAGCTACAGAGGGTCCGAGGGCAACTCCGTGGAAACTCCTCATTGCTTCTTCCACCAACGTTGCTGTGGACAGGATACTGCTGGGGTGGGTTACTGAGGCTTTTATGGACTCTTCTTCCAAAACCAATAACACACTTAGATTGGAGTGATGATTGTGTTGGTATTTCctgaaaaacacatgaaaaagatGGATTTATTTCCCTAACAAGTGCCACACACAGGCTTTAATTTTACCTCAGCTCTTTTGCACAGTTAAAAGAGTGAAGGCTACATAAAACATGTACAGAAGACTACTTTAGGCTCTGCTCTCATCAAATATACTATTCAAGTCCATCATGACAAAGTAGTACTGCTCAGGAATCTTTGGGATGtagcaggaggggaaggaggagcagagagaaacagaTTTGTGAAAATTTAGCATGAAAGAAATGTAGGgtttggaaggaaaaaggaagggaagataGATATGGAAGACTATGAGAGGGGAATCATCAAGGCATTAAGCATTTTGGAGGCAAATGATGAGGaggtaatttattttgattttgttgaATTACTGAGGTACTTCATCTTATTAATCACGCAAGTTTGTGTTCCTCAGTGTTCTGCCGTGTCTTTTGAAACCACTTTTAAagttttcaatatttcttttttccatttctgtaatgtttatcattgctttttctttcaagtctGCTCGATCTTGGATTTGAGGATTTTATAAGAGTGGGAAGTATAAGGAAAATCACGAAAGCAATTCTTCCCCATAGGTAAGAAACCTCTTTGAGGGATCTAAAGCAAGTTGGGGTAGGTTAATACACTGTTGTAAATTGCTGTTATGTATAAAGTATGGTTATTTTTCCAAGCACTGCTATCTTTGGTTACTGTAATGTATGTTACAAAATCTTCTTTGAAGTTTGCATGCAGGctcaggaaatgaaaatgagcAGCTGAAAGAGCTGCTTGGTCTCATGAAAGAAGATTTGACTCCAGCTGAGAAACTGTATGTCAGGAAGAGCATTGAGCAGCATAAACTGGGGACCAATAAAACTATTCTGCAACAGGTACAGTCAAAGAGATGGGATGGGAAAGCATGGATTTGCTGTGTCTTATCTGCAGGGCCCATCAAATGGGAAGTGGGAATCCCCTCTCACACCTGCCAAGCTCCTGGTTTGAAAATATCAAGTGAATGTTAGGTTTGATTGCACAGGTATACCTTAGTGTcctgtttctaaaaataaatttatgtgTGTTCTCCTGCTATAGTTAGGTGCTGCACAGAGATGAACTATGAAATGACCCTAACTTTTTGCCTGCCCGTTTTCTCCTCGCTGATGGAAGGTGAAGGTGGTGGGAGTGACGTGTGCTGCCTGCCCCTTCCCTTGCCTGAACGCGCTCAGGTTTCCTGTGGTGGTGCTGGATGAGTGCAGCCAGATGACTGAACCTGCTTCTCTCCTCCCCATCGCCAGGTACAGCCTTCCCGAGGGGCCTCAGCAGGGACACAAGCTCCCAGCAGCGCCAGGCTCCACACCTGTGTGAGCACATGGACCCTGAGGCCTCGCCTCAGCGAGCAACAAGAGGGGTTGTAAACTGAGGCCTGTCCCAGGGTGTCACTCAACTGGGGTGGAGAAGGGAGGCTGATGGGAAGCAGCGTgacacagaaacacagctttGGTTATGCACCCTTTAACATGCTTTTTAGAACActggtttttttccacattccTTTTTAGGTTTCAGTGTGAAAAGCTCATCCTTGTTGGCGACCCCAAGCAACTGCCACCAACTATTCAAGGGTCTGAGAGTGTTCATGGGCAGGGATTGGAGCAGACTCTCTTTGACAGGCTCTGCTTAATGGTAGGTGCTGCTTGAACACACGTTTGGAAAAGGTGGAGAGTGGAGTTGTAAGTCCCCTGAAGTCACACGGGGAATTGTGGTTCAGGTGTCAGAGGATCAGGGTTTCAGCATTGCAAAATAagataaaatcacagaaaggtttgggttgtAAGGGACCTCCGAGGTCACCCAATCCAAGCCCCCACCACAGACAGGGGCACcttcccactagaccaggttgctccgTGCTCCATCCACGTGAGCTCTTCCCAGCCCCCACCTGTCTCTCCTCATCCTTTAGGGACACGTCCCCATTCTTCTCCGGACACAGTACCGCTGTCACCCTGCCCTCAGTGCCATCGCCAACGAGCTCTTCTACGACGGGAGCCTCATCGATGGCATTTCCGAGGAGGACAGGGCTCCTTTATTGGAATGGCTCCCGACACTCTGCTTTTATAGCGTTCATGGCGTGGAGCAAGTGAGTTCCTCAACACTTCTTACATAAAAAAGTCAGTATTGTCGGTTTGCCTCCattcctttttgctttgttggTGAGAGCTAATGTGGGAatctttctccctcttcccaggTTGAAAGAGACAACAGCTTTTATAACATGGCAGAAGCTCATTTTACAGTCAAGCTGATCCAGTCTCTGATTGCAAGTGGAATAGAAGGAGCCGATATTGGCGTGATTACCCTTTATAAATCACAAATGTATAAGGTTTGTATCGTAAATCAATAAAGCCATTTTCTTAAAGGTACGCTGAGTAGCCGAACTCCTCCCCCTTCCCTATTTCTTTGCCCCCAGATCCAGAATTTGCTCAGTGGGGTTCACTCTGAGGCTTTTGAAGTCAAGCCTGTCCAGGTGTCCACGGTGGATGCGTTCCAAGGCGCTGAGAGGGAAATCATCGTGCTGTCCTGTGTCAGGACAAGGCACTTTGGGTTCATAGACTCGGAGAAGAGGATGAACGTGGCACTAACGAGGGCCAAGAGGCACCTGCTGATTGTGGGAAGTCTGCCCTGTCTGAGCAGGAACAGGCTGTGGGGAAGAGTGATTCACCACTGCAGAGGTAAGAGTTTCTTTGCTGGGGTTTTTGAAACCTTGCACCTCATTATCTTTCATTAGACTATGTATAATACACCTTACAGTGTTTATATACTGTATAATAACATATAAAGTATGTGGTATGTACACTAGAGCAACCACTATAGTCATTACATATAAGCTCCAATGTTTAACATTGCATTTTCTTGCAATATATTAGATTTTCTATGTAAGCATGTGCAAGTTGCACATTTGCAGTTTTACCTGCAAACTCTTTTTATGTTCAAAGGGGTTTTTTGAATCTAGTAATGGAACTTTACCTGCTTGGCTGACATCAAAGAAAGCATCTTGTTGGTGACTGAACTCCACAGAGCCATTTTCCAAGCAGAAATATCACAGCCAGTCAATACGCTGGAGGGATCAGATGTTGGCATTGCCAGGGGCTGGTTCCATGGTAGGTGCTGTAGAGACAGATGTAATTATCCTGTTTATTGCTGCTTTTAGGATGGGAAAATGGCTTACAACACGCAAGGcagtgtgagcagcagctgaatgaCATTCTCAAGTCTTACTTGGAGAGCTGGGAGGAAGAAGAACAGcgtaaggaaaaataaaatatgtattggTTTTATGAACA contains:
- the ZGRF1 gene encoding protein ZGRF1 isoform X5 gives rise to the protein MASQEFTVLYTHQKMKKSKTWQDGILRVRTGRNQATLFDDKGQCLESIFIKSQVSPGDDFESERYLITVEAVKGSEKPSEEQPKKAETPAVDRNGVKPGLLPPRHLPVGLKRKFTGFQGPRQVEKKIPAVEDEGKPTVLPSSKECQGSFPSKFYISSPLFSTIRKKDAETNPSAGSQEEGCRDNGREQMSVSSLLSAPFSDSCEGTEKQNSHQLAVKPESPLLPGHVGPGAVSHHIRSTAQIIALLKSKPAQGHREQTSGVTGCLSRFQAAQNAGLCDKKSPVLPAFSGDPAEGLLPDTQHLPFVQGTVNDTKVWNAQTLPNSAEQPCAEEVTGQRQDKKVNNLSQDLQDHCNTNSYFLPELTVSRMSDSQFVPSSGGILPSASATTFENNPFGYREHSGTDSLRENCSVKMQSELHPRQNSEGVSSDPELSGDVALTEAGIVKEEFRLQGTGCSPDGELMEVNFNLMEAFDFNDIDNEDVCEREGKEFSEGDTPSCSFQGEDVAQGAALSPRLKPHSCCEVETHSKNEVKCSKSDGEGGTPPQLCDNDARRAAEDAANQARTEVELVGDGHNVKEISESQSSFEGTNKEEDLDGCAALTSNGTCWVKNQHSDLLPGDTSVQECHPETRLFEATGSLPGISPSRIISALDKKTKEGVTQLGCMESPDIGSEHFWASKSDDMKPMKGSPLLALSQKSDPLGRGYSSPEETAVGGTVLENAESITASPEACQGETMGVDCLKCTAVAENSSGLPALVNDIALLRALTQHSTALESLQRLEENTSMFCETNTKETTEPLEKDEAIKEFTEMPYSESFQASSCSYFDSPGLMPNCVDNLFQETEAYIVPIAAAQRDPGTSDWQPKPVAFQGHQVKGSAASEVMLRAPCSQLGWQQHPENMDFAAETFFSPLFSRNYGLYDFIQSPSSRSLHKDDVDFIREGNFHMKPDVIEEPGINESSLALAVPPWTMPHPPSDLRQAQWAAWEPGKISSELTSPLDPDSAISPPWGSEETVGDIQEPLTHGILSSEPELPDFLFTREKSSCPRECSLPAFMPTRKTRTPFVARTPFVTLPATHEIPDTFYPPESEELQQSLGSLGGNLCSESAAFPRSAPGPQDRNYETSVFGEHTEDGQRGSVPPALPNVTAQARQSKWLKYQSSARSDLIPENSAGGEEEDDICARSVLGMPPGDTGEGRAVNASAPCSAPLLPARSSPGERSGAAESSQADPVSLGTVLYPHLRQTPLAQKVLSHLSCRAGTGEGQDITISELSFPPVDKVKHANLPKRKVSIPAVFQSHTHYKQVFKAALTEQLNIMMFELAQRLHNALSKVDISFYTAVKDGQSQSQGSCAPLCNHMHPAKLVMVKKEGQNKGRLFYACDAPKAEQCSFFKWVEDVHPTQTKSRPSTVLHDTKSIGTYLRSQKIAVYEECQLLESL